Sequence from the Bacillus thuringiensis genome:
AGAAACCACCATTTTCTAGTTGTTCATTATATAAGTATGCAACAGCTTTTTGCACAGCTGGTTTCACATCTGCTCGGTCTTGATAAGGAGCTAACGCTGATAAAACCATACCTGTTACATCAACACTACTAGCACTATCTTTACTGCTTGCACTATCGTAAGTCCAGCCGCCATCCGTATGTTGCGCGTTTATAATTGCCTCTACTAAAGCAACTCGATTCCATTTTGAACTCACTGGAACTTCATATTTCTTCGTATCAAATGCCAGTAAAGCAAATGTATAACCTGTAACAGAATTTACTTTATCTGATTCGTACAATTTTTGAACTAAATTATGTCCGCCTACCATTTTCGGGTCTGCATGCATTGCATTCATCATAATAATCGTTCTAGCTAAATCTGTCGCTGAAAAACGATTCATGCGCTTTTCTACTTTTTCAGTTACTGCATTAACATAATTTAATTTTGCCTCAATTGGCACATTCTTTCCAGAACGAGAAAGGCCTAATGCTACCCAATCACTTTCAATTCCATCTTGTAACATCTTTTCAGATGTCTTAGAGATTGCTTCATTTACTTGTGCTGCTGGAACTTGAATGTTCTCTTGTTTTGGTTGTTCTGGTTTTTCTTGTTTTGGATCATCCGTCTTTGGTTCTTCTGGCTTTTCTTGTTTTGGATCATCTGTTTTTGGTTCTTCTGGCTTTTCTTGTTTTGGATCATCCGTCTTTGGTTCTTCTGGCTTTTCTTGTTTCGGATCATCTATTTTGGGTTCTTCTGGTTTTTCTTGTTTTGGATCATCTGTCTTTGGTTCTTCTATCGTTTTACAAGTACCAAATTTATCTAATGTTTGTTGTAATGTTTCTTGACTCATATTGCTCCAGTCTGAAACAAAGCGAAAAACAACAACATCTCCAGATTTTAATTTATAACTATCCGCTCCAACTTCTGCAGATTTATCATTTACATCATACAGCCAGCCACTTGTAGCCCCGGCCATTAGCCCATCAATGCCTTTCACATACGTTCCAAACGACATCGTTTCAGCTTCTACTTTGTCCCCCATGACTTTTTGCAGCAAACTTAAAGCTGTTTCCCCATCTTTAATTTGCTCTTCTTTCGGACATAACATAATGCCCTTTTGTGATTCACCAATAATTGCAAGTTTTGCTGTATTTCCTTCAGCAAACGTAATATGTACTGTATTCGCAAAAGAAACAAATACAAGTGTAACTGCCATTAACGACGTAAGCAGCCATTTTTTAAAGATTGCCATCCCAAAATTTCCTCCCTTACTACTATTCACACAAAAAAAGGCCCTACAAGGGCGTGCAATTGACACTCTTTTTTTGTAAGTGTCGAACAAACTGTGCAACACCTCCTACCCGCATCATTCGCGGCTATATTTGTATAGGAAAAATAATTTTGTTCATGAACGTATCATTGTGATAACATTCACTTTCCTAGGCACAACTTACTTCCATTTAAGTTATCGTAAAACGATAAACCTATACATTCTGTAAATTATAAATTTCTGTATTATTTTACTATTGACATAGAATTTTGTCCATGCTTTATTGGATTTATTTTCTAAGAATAGTAACGTACTAACCTTTAACGATGCAAACTTTTTTCACTAATAATAACGCCATCTTCATCCACATACACATATTCATTCGGCTTCCATTCAACTTGCCCAAATTGCAATGAAATATTTCGTTCTCCTTTCCCTTCTTTTACACTCCTATTCGGCATTGTCCCTAACGCTAAAATACCTATATTTATATTCTTTAGTTCACTAGAATCACGAACGTATCCATATACAATAATTCCTGCTAGCTTTCTTTCCTCCGCAATAGCTGCCAAATTATCACCGAGTAACGCACAATTCGTAGATGCTCCGCCATCAACAACTAATACCGTTCCTTCTGGTAATGTTTGTAATCCTTCCTTCACTAGTACATTATCATCCTTCACTTTTACCGTTGCAATTTTCCCGTAGAATTGTTCTTTCTTCCCAAAAGACAGAAAAGATTGGCGACATATTTGTAATTCCTTTTCAAACTCATCACATAGATCCGTAGTTTTCCACATCTTTTTTCCCTCTTTTCCTTTTACTTTCTATTTAACATATTCTTGAATTACTTTCGTTTCCCTGTCTAATGTTGCAATAATTTGTATGTGCGTGAAAGGACAGAAAAACTATTGCCTTAAGAAGCCACCTTTATTATAATCTATTTCACAGATAAATTTCAGAATATTGAAAATTAACAAAGTGAAAAAGGAGGGGTTTTATGCAATTACAAACTGAGGTAAAAAAACAACCTAGTAAACGAAAGTTTAAAATGCCTGACGCGTACGTACTACTATTTTTTATTGCTTTACTTTGTGCAATAGCTACTTATTTCGTTCCTGCTGGAGAATTTAAAAGAGTGACAAACGGGACTGTTACAACGACAATACCAGGAAGTTACCATTCTGTTCCACAATCGCCAGTAGGTTTTGTTTCTTTTTTTACTGCTATTGAAAAAGGAATGACACTTGCTGCTCCGATCATCTTTTTAATTTTATTTACCGGTGGTGCCATTGCCATTCTTGAAAAAACAGGCGCTCTTGACGGTTTAATCTATCATGTTATTAACAAATTCCGTAATCAGCAATTACTATTTATATGCATTGTCGCCGCACTTTTTTCTATTCTCGGAACGACTGGTATTATCGTTAACTCAGTTATCGGCTTTATCCCCATCGGCATCATCGTGGCACGCACATTGAAATGGGACGCTATCGTCGGCGTAGCAATTATTTATTTAGGTACTTATGCTGGTTTTAATGCTACTATTTTATCTCCCTCACCTTTAGGCATTTCACAAAAAATCGCAGAACTTCCGATGTTTTCGGGAATTGGTTTACGCACAGCAATCTATATATCTTTTTTACTCGCTACCATTCTATATATTAATTGGTATGTAAAACGTTTAAAAAAATCGAATAAAGGAAGCATTCTCGGCGACAACTGGTTTCCAAGTAATGCTCTTTCAAGTGAGAAAGAAATAGAGAAAACTGAAGTTCCTTGGACAATACGTCACAAATTAATTTTACTCGTTTCGGCTTTATCATTAATTGTATTTTTAATAGGCGCTTTCCGTCTACATTGGACAGACGCAGAAATGACCGCTACTTTTATTTTCATCGCAATTACAGCGGGAATAATAGGTGGTATGAAAGCAAACGATATCGCTTCTACTTTTCTAGCAGGCTGCCAAAATCTCATATACGGTGCTCTAATCGTCGGAATGGCCCGCTGTATTTCAGTCATTTTAGAACAAGGAAAATTACTTGATACAATCGTTAACCAACTCGCACAGTCTCTCGAAGGACAAAGCCCGGTATTTGGCGTTATCGGTATGTATGTAAGTAGTGCCGCATTACATTTCCTTATTTCATCTGGAACAGGTGAATCTGTTATTTTCATTCCGATATTAGCTCCATTAGCTGATTTCATGCACATTACGCGCCAAGTTACAGTACAAGCTGTTATGCTCGGCGAGGGTGTAGTGAACTGCCTCAATCCAACTTCCGGTGTTTTAATGGGAGTACTCGCGGCGAGCGGCATTTCTTACGGAAAATGGATTCGATTTATGGCTCCACTTGCATTCATTTGGTTTATTATTGGACTGATTTTTCTTATTGTTGGGGTTAATATTGAGTGGGGACCGTATTAAAAGACTCCTATTATACTTAACTTGATAAAATATCTATCCTGTTCTCCTCTCCAATCCTATAAAAATCACTTATTCTAGTATAGATATAAAAAGGGATTAATCATAATGATTAATCCCTTTTCTCAAGATAAAATACCTTTAAATATTTTAGTTCCAAATTTTATTTACCCATTCCGGATGATCAATGAAAGGATTACGATTATGTTGATATTTCGTAAAAATCACTTCATTACGCTTTTTCTCTAAATCATCGACCGGGTCTTGTTCATTCCATTTTAGTAAAACGGATAGTTTGCCCATGTATGGGTCTTTATTGTTATTCACCTTTTCATTTAGTTCTAAGTCTATTTCACCGTTGTCTCCCTCGTAACGAACTGCCATGTAAAATAGCATTCTAGCGATATCCCCTTTTACACTATCACGAGGTTCCCAAGAATCACTATCATATTTACATTCTGTCGCCTCCGAATGATTCACACCACCATTATCAAAATCCAGATTTCCACGTGAACTATTTACAGATACATCCGTCGCTCTTAAATGATGCAAATCTGTTCCAGGTCCTGCAGTCGTTCCAAAATCACCGTGTGATTTTGCCCAAACATGCTCTCGATTCCAGTTATCAACTCCTGAACCATTCGTAAGTTTCCCTTGCGAACGCCCCGTATATAAGAGTATCACATTATTTTTATTATTCGGATCTTCATCAGTATCTCTTAGCGCATCCCAAACCGCACTGTATGATAACTTTGTATGATCATCAATAATATTATGAAGTTCCTTCTTTAATTCTAAACCAGTCTTTCCTATTGCATTATTATAATATGTATCGTCATAGCTTTTTACAGTAATCTCTTGTGGTGATGCAGAAGCTACTTCACCGTGTATAGTATCTGTGAATGATAGAGATGCAGAACCTAAAATAAAAAATGAAGATAGTGTAACCATAGCAATTTTTGTATTTCGAAACTTCATATACCCATTTCCCCTTTAATATATAATTTGAAGCTATTCACTAAAAAATGCTTTCTTACCCAAAAAAACTCTTTAGAAACCCATACCCCTTTTCTTTTTATTTAATACAAAACTCTAATGAGTTTGTATCATTTCCACACTTTTGGCTTATCTACTTTTCACAAGGAATATTCCTCTCTAGTAAAGATTGTTAAAATATTCTTTGCAATTTAAAAGTAGTTTAATGTTAACTTATAAATTTCAATTTATTTATGCAATAATGCATATTTGATAAATACTTCAAAAAGCAGTTTGAATAAAAAGCATTCAAAGAAAACCATACAACAAAAAAGATAGCGTTTAGGACAGAAATAATAAAAATTAAGATGATAGCTCGACTTTTCCTTTTTCCATAACTGTCTTTATTTTTGTGTAAAACCTTTCTTTCTCTGAATAATACGTACAAAAATAGATTGGATACCATGTAGGCACCAATCTATTTTACTTAAAGAAACTGTGTCAATTCTGAGTTCACAACACGTTGTGCAGTAATGATAACACTTTCAGCTGTTAGTCCATAAACACTATATAGTCCACCAGGTTGATTAGGAACAATTTGAACTTCATATTCAAATGCTTGTCCAAAAGCAGGATGAACTAAACTTAGAGTTGCAAAATTAGAAGCATTAGAATTCACATTGAAGTTTACCTGTTCAATTAATACTAATGAACCGTCAAGTCTAAAAACTCTAGCTACTCCAGTAAGTGGGCCCGCAGTACGGTTAAGGATTTTCACCCTAACTCTATTTGCATTAGCAGGTTGATTTCCAACGTTTTCAATTGGTCCTGTAGTAAGAGCCATATAACATCACCTCCATTATATTATTATGATATTCAACGATATATATTGATGTTATAGTTTAATTACCCAATTTATTTTAAATAAAAAAAGCTTGTTTCTTATATTTTTTATAAGAAACAAGCTTTTCTTTTTAAACTACCATTCCCAAGATAAATCTACCCGTCTCAGAAACTATTAGGATTTCTTGACGTTTATGTTGGAATAGAACTACTACTTATTTTGCATAGAACCTATATATTTTTTAACTACTTCATATACATATTCTTGATTTGCCGCTGCTGTGTTTGGATTGTATTTTCCTCCGTTTATTTTATTGTTAGATAACACTCGAATTCCTAAAAATGGTACGTCATACGCTTTTGCGATTTGCGCTGCTGCAGCGCCTTCCATTTCTTCTACAGATGTACCGTATTTTGTATGGAACCACTTAATTCTATCCACTTCATTATTCCAAACATCTGCTGAACCAATCGTACCTTCAACTACTTTACCCTTTGTATATTTATCTTTTACTGCATGAGCTGCTGCAAGTAAATCCTTATCTCCTTCGTAGTATCGGATTTTCTCAGCATTTGGATCTTCTCCTGCACTTCCTTCAGAAGCCATTAAATCCATAGATATCCATTTTGTCGGCTCAATTCCTTGATTCTCATCCATATTTGTTGTTTTTAATGAACCTATATTTGCAACTTGTTTTCCTAAAACAATATCAAATACATTTAAATTTGGATCATGTCCACCTGATGTTCCTTGGTTAATAATCGCCTGAGGCTTATATTTTTCAATAGCTACTGCTGTAGCGGCTGCTGTATTTTCCATTCCTTTACCTGTTTTCGCTACGATTACAGGATAATTGTCGACAGTTCCTTTATAAAATACGAAAGTTCCAGACTTTTCTTCTTTGACATTTTTTAACCTTTTTGCAAACTTTTCAGCTTCTATCGGCATTGGACCTTGAATTAAGATTGGTTTTTGATTGCTTTTTGCCTCAACTTGTTTCGGACTCGCATTACATCCCGCAAGTATCGAGAATGACAATGCAACAGTAGTTACTAGGGCAGCACATTTTTTCAACGTATTCTTCTTCATAAATAATCTCCTTTTTCTCTTGTTGTTTTCTATACTCGATGCTTTTGGTCCAAACAAAAAAGTTCTAGAAATTGTAGAAGAATCTCTACTTTCTAGAACTACGGTAGTCAAAGTTAATTAAGCACATGC
This genomic interval carries:
- a CDS encoding DUF4430 domain-containing protein translates to MAIFKKWLLTSLMAVTLVFVSFANTVHITFAEGNTAKLAIIGESQKGIMLCPKEEQIKDGETALSLLQKVMGDKVEAETMSFGTYVKGIDGLMAGATSGWLYDVNDKSAEVGADSYKLKSGDVVVFRFVSDWSNMSQETLQQTLDKFGTCKTIEEPKTDDPKQEKPEEPKIDDPKQEKPEEPKTDDPKQEKPEEPKTDDPKQEKPEEPKTDDPKQEKPEQPKQENIQVPAAQVNEAISKTSEKMLQDGIESDWVALGLSRSGKNVPIEAKLNYVNAVTEKVEKRMNRFSATDLARTIIMMNAMHADPKMVGGHNLVQKLYESDKVNSVTGYTFALLAFDTKKYEVPVSSKWNRVALVEAIINAQHTDGGWTYDSASSKDSASSVDVTGMVLSALAPYQDRADVKPAVQKAVAYLYNEQLENGGFSADGQENSNSAAQAIIGLSLVKDVDQNRLHKAMQNLLSYQLPNGEFKWLPSDQNGSGMATEQALLALLQFKDLGKSIYDWSNVSVPEIDKKPNVDSENIVVEKEVTEQPQEQKQVQQETKDDNLKVVVDNEPVKNKKSGNGSTLPKTGASSHSAATEVGMGVLCIASAYVLWRRKAA
- the rraA gene encoding ribonuclease E activity regulator RraA — translated: MWKTTDLCDEFEKELQICRQSFLSFGKKEQFYGKIATVKVKDDNVLVKEGLQTLPEGTVLVVDGGASTNCALLGDNLAAIAEERKLAGIIVYGYVRDSSELKNINIGILALGTMPNRSVKEGKGERNISLQFGQVEWKPNEYVYVDEDGVIISEKSLHR
- a CDS encoding YfcC family protein; translated protein: MQLQTEVKKQPSKRKFKMPDAYVLLFFIALLCAIATYFVPAGEFKRVTNGTVTTTIPGSYHSVPQSPVGFVSFFTAIEKGMTLAAPIIFLILFTGGAIAILEKTGALDGLIYHVINKFRNQQLLFICIVAALFSILGTTGIIVNSVIGFIPIGIIVARTLKWDAIVGVAIIYLGTYAGFNATILSPSPLGISQKIAELPMFSGIGLRTAIYISFLLATILYINWYVKRLKKSNKGSILGDNWFPSNALSSEKEIEKTEVPWTIRHKLILLVSALSLIVFLIGAFRLHWTDAEMTATFIFIAITAGIIGGMKANDIASTFLAGCQNLIYGALIVGMARCISVILEQGKLLDTIVNQLAQSLEGQSPVFGVIGMYVSSAALHFLISSGTGESVIFIPILAPLADFMHITRQVTVQAVMLGEGVVNCLNPTSGVLMGVLAASGISYGKWIRFMAPLAFIWFIIGLIFLIVGVNIEWGPY
- a CDS encoding endonuclease I family protein, with protein sequence MKFRNTKIAMVTLSSFFILGSASLSFTDTIHGEVASASPQEITVKSYDDTYYNNAIGKTGLELKKELHNIIDDHTKLSYSAVWDALRDTDEDPNNKNNVILLYTGRSQGKLTNGSGVDNWNREHVWAKSHGDFGTTAGPGTDLHHLRATDVSVNSSRGNLDFDNGGVNHSEATECKYDSDSWEPRDSVKGDIARMLFYMAVRYEGDNGEIDLELNEKVNNNKDPYMGKLSVLLKWNEQDPVDDLEKKRNEVIFTKYQHNRNPFIDHPEWVNKIWN
- a CDS encoding 5'-methylthioadenosine/S-adenosylhomocysteine nucleosidase, whose amino-acid sequence is MKKNTLKKCAALVTTVALSFSILAGCNASPKQVEAKSNQKPILIQGPMPIEAEKFAKRLKNVKEEKSGTFVFYKGTVDNYPVIVAKTGKGMENTAAATAVAIEKYKPQAIINQGTSGGHDPNLNVFDIVLGKQVANIGSLKTTNMDENQGIEPTKWISMDLMASEGSAGEDPNAEKIRYYEGDKDLLAAAHAVKDKYTKGKVVEGTIGSADVWNNEVDRIKWFHTKYGTSVEEMEGAAAAQIAKAYDVPFLGIRVLSNNKINGGKYNPNTAAANQEYVYEVVKKYIGSMQNK